A genomic window from Halorubrum trapanicum includes:
- a CDS encoding Htur_1727 family rSAM-partnered candidate RiPP produces the protein MVEKTDRGEDANGPRSADGRRFEVFVREAESDPLRHVGTVAAPTPDAAHEEASKLFAWYARDVWVCPAGEVSRYSAESLAGDADGADGDSESSENPDEPRVYEETEGTPTVASGSASVDGEEDAAEPSAEGSR, from the coding sequence ATGGTCGAGAAGACGGACCGAGGCGAGGACGCGAACGGGCCCCGGTCGGCCGACGGTCGCCGGTTCGAGGTGTTCGTCCGCGAGGCGGAGTCGGACCCGCTCCGCCACGTCGGCACCGTCGCCGCGCCGACGCCGGACGCCGCCCACGAGGAGGCGAGCAAGCTCTTCGCGTGGTACGCCCGCGACGTGTGGGTGTGTCCGGCCGGGGAGGTGTCCCGGTACTCCGCCGAGTCGCTCGCTGGCGACGCGGACGGGGCGGACGGTGATTCCGAGTCGTCCGAGAACCCCGACGAGCCGCGCGTCTACGAAGAGACCGAGGGGACGCCGACGGTCGCGTCCGGCAGCGCGTCGGTCGACGGGGAGGAAGACGCCGCGGAGCCGTCCGCGGAGGGGTCGCGATGA
- a CDS encoding TIGR04347 family pseudo-SAM/SPASM protein: protein MISVSKLLCGLDAESDGLRYDAADGSKEPQITEEKQRRPVVVWNTTKRCNLYCEHCYAGADAEGAPNELSTAEGKALVDDLAEFGVPVLLFSGGEPLVREDLPELVAYADDSGIRPVLSTNGTLLTRERARELKEAGLKYAGVSVDGLPERNDRIRGEEGAFDAAVRGIEACLDVGLKTGLRYTITEHNVDDLAGVVDLLVDVGVDRFCFYHLDYGGRGADISNVDLSPEATRQAVTDLCDLTREYHERGEEIETLLVGNYADAGHLVEYADREMGTDRARLIYRYLRRNGGDPTGERVADVDPVGNVHLTQFWQGYSPGNVRDRSFGAIWTDESNPLLAGLREREERLSGRCADCAYQSICRGGSRLRALSAHGDPFAPDPKCYLTESERAGEEALARIDGAGPSAPADD from the coding sequence ATGATCTCCGTCAGCAAGCTGCTGTGCGGGCTCGACGCCGAGAGCGACGGGCTCCGCTACGACGCGGCCGACGGCTCGAAGGAGCCGCAGATCACGGAGGAGAAACAGCGGCGGCCGGTCGTCGTCTGGAACACCACCAAGCGGTGCAACCTCTACTGCGAGCACTGCTACGCGGGCGCCGACGCCGAGGGCGCCCCGAACGAGCTGTCGACCGCGGAGGGGAAGGCGCTCGTCGACGACCTCGCGGAGTTCGGCGTCCCGGTCCTCCTCTTTTCCGGCGGCGAACCCCTCGTCCGCGAGGACCTCCCGGAGCTCGTCGCGTACGCCGACGACAGCGGAATCAGACCGGTCCTCTCGACGAACGGCACGCTGCTCACCCGCGAACGCGCCCGCGAACTGAAGGAAGCTGGGCTCAAGTACGCCGGCGTCTCCGTCGACGGGCTCCCCGAGCGCAACGACCGCATCCGCGGCGAGGAGGGGGCGTTCGACGCCGCGGTCCGGGGGATCGAGGCCTGCCTCGACGTGGGGCTCAAGACGGGACTACGCTACACGATCACCGAGCACAACGTCGACGACCTGGCGGGCGTCGTCGACCTCCTCGTCGACGTGGGCGTCGACCGCTTCTGCTTTTACCACCTCGACTACGGCGGCCGCGGCGCCGACATCTCGAACGTCGACCTGAGTCCGGAGGCGACCCGCCAGGCGGTCACCGACCTCTGTGACCTCACCCGCGAGTACCACGAGCGGGGCGAGGAGATCGAGACGCTGCTCGTCGGCAACTACGCCGACGCCGGCCACCTCGTCGAGTACGCCGACCGCGAGATGGGCACCGACCGCGCCCGGCTCATTTATCGGTACCTCCGGCGCAACGGCGGCGACCCGACCGGCGAGCGCGTCGCCGACGTCGACCCCGTCGGCAATGTCCACCTCACGCAGTTCTGGCAGGGATACTCGCCGGGCAACGTCCGCGACCGCTCGTTCGGCGCCATCTGGACCGACGAGTCGAATCCGCTCCTCGCCGGGCTCCGCGAGCGAGAGGAGCGCCTCTCCGGCCGCTGCGCCGACTGCGCGTACCAGTCGATCTGTCGCGGCGGCTCGCGGCTCCGCGCGCTCTCGGCGCACGGCGACCCGTTCGCGCCCGACCCGAAGTGCTACCTCACGGAGTCGGAGCGCGCCGGCGAGGAGGCGCTCGCGCGGATCGACGGCGCCGGGCCGTCCGCGCCCGCCGACGACTGA